A stretch of DNA from Yoonia sp. BS5-3:
TGGCCGCGCTGATCTGCTGACGCAGGTTTCGCGTGGGTCGGCCCATCTGGACGATCTGGATCTGAACCCGCTGCTGATTACCGTCGATGGCGCGCATAAGATCACCTATGATCGTGACCGCCCGCGCAATGCCGTGGATGACACGTTAGATGCGCAGATCGTGCAGGATGCCGCCCGCTTCCTGAATGATGGTGAGAAAATGCAGCTGGATTATGCTGTGCAAAACACACTGCGGACCATTGGAACGCGGACCTCTTCGCATATCGTGCAGCAATTTGGCATGCGCAATGCGTTGCAGCCTGATCACCTAACGGTCAAGCTGCGGGGCAGCGCGGGTCAATCGCTGGGTGCCTTTGCAGCGCCGGGTCTTAAGCTTGAGGTCTCGGGCGATGCCAATGACTATGTGGGCAAAGGTCTGTCGGGGGGCACAATTGTTGTGCGTCCACCGATGGTCAGCCCCCTGGTTGCCTCGGACAACACGATCATCGGGAACACGGTGCTTTACGGTGCGACTGACGGTTATCTTTTTGCCGCTGGCCGTGCGGGCGAACGCTTTGCTGTGCGCAATTCGGGCGCCACGGTTGTGATCGAGGGCTGCGGCACCAATGGTTGTGAATATATGACCGGCGGTGTCGCTGTGATCCTGGGTGAGATCGGGGCCAACTTTGGTGCCGGGATGACCGGCGGTATGGCCTATCTGTATGATCCAGACGGGCTAGCGCCCGAGCTGATGAATATGGAGACCCTTGTCGTCAATCCGGTGACCGTCGCCCATTGGCATGACCAGCTGAAGGGCCTGGTTGAGCGCCATGCCGCGGAAACAGGCAGTCGCAAGGCCGCCGACCTGTTGCAACATTGGGACATAGAGAAGGATAACTTCTTGCAAGTTTGCCCCAAGGAAATGCTGGTGCACCTGCCTCATCCGCTAAGTATCGAAGAAACGGCGATCCCCGCCGAGTAATAAAAACCCCGCCTTTTGGCGGGGTTTTCTTTTTGCATCAATGTATTGGGCGGCCGCACGCCCAAAGCCGCCCGATTTTCACGACAGGTTACACCCGGACCCGAAAGGGGAAAAATTGCGCGTTTGCGTATTCCCGCTTTGGGGAAAATACCGTGCTCTTTCCCTCTGAAAACATGGCGCGCTTGTTGTCATTTCCTTTCGTATTGGCGGCATCCCCGCCTTATGTGAAAGGACGACCAAATGAAAAAATTGGCAATTATCGTAGCATCGACCGCTCTTGCTGGTTTCGCAGGCGCATCCGCCCAAGCGCAAAGCACAGCATTCGAAAATCAGGATGCAGCCAGCGATGCTGTTGAAAACCTCGAAGAGCAAATCCGCGACGATCGTGACCGTGATCTTGAGCGGTTTGGCAATAGTGGACGTCGGATTGGATCTTATGGCTCGCTTTCGGCGCGGGCGACCAGCACCAACGATGACGAAGATGATGTCGTCGATCTGGGCATTGGCCTGCGGTTTGGCACATATGACGGCCTGAACGGCTATGACCTGTCGCTAAGCTACAACTATGGCGAAGCCGACGACGAAGAGACCCAGAACAACCTTCTGGCTGGTTTTGATTACCGCCGTGATTTGTCCAGCAACCTATTCGCCTTTGGTAAAGCAGACGTTACTTTTGACGGGCTGGCCGATGAAATTGGCGAATACGAATCTGACGTGTTTGTTGGGGCCGGTCTGGGTTACCGCATCTTCAATGATGCCGAGCGTCAGTGGTCTGTGCAGGCTGGTCCCGGTTACCGCGTGGCCCAGTTGGTTGACGAGGACGAGGTGCGCGAAGCCGCTGCCAGCCTGTCATCGAACTATTTCCAAAGCCTGAGCCAAACCAGCTACATCACCAATGACACTGATGTCATTGCATCAGAAGAAAGCGTTTTGGTGAATAACGAGCTGGCGCTAAGCGTGTCGATGACGGATGCGCTTGCTCTGCGCACCAGCCTGACCACGGCGTTTAACGACGCTACCGATGATGGTCTGGATGATGCCCGGAACACATTCGGCGTTTCTGTCGTGTATAACTTCCGTTAAGCACCGACTGATCCCAAAAAAGGGCGCGCCATCTGGTGCGCCCTTTGCCATTGGCGCATCAGTCCTCGCGCTTTCGCGCCGAAATCGGCGAAGCTTCTTGACGCTTTGACCCTCTCCATGGCTTATGGGGACGATGGCAGAGCGTAAGAAAACGGCAAAAAAACCGGCACGCAAACCGGCGGCCAAGAAACGGACCACAAAGAAAAAACGCCCGGGGCTATTGACCCGGATTTCGGTTTTTCTGCGCCGTTTGCTCTGGGGTGCCGTGTTTTCTGCGCTTGGTTTTGTGCTGATTGCGACCTTGATCTACGCCCTGATCGCCCCACCAACGACACCCTATATGTTCGGCGAAGGGCGGCGTTTGGGCGGCGTGACCCAAACCTGGGTCGATATGGAACAGATCGCCCCCGTCATGGCCCGCTCGGCGGTCGCGGCCGAGGATGCAAATTTCTGCCTGCATTGGGGCCTTGATGTAAACGCGATCCGTAATGCTGTGGAAAGCGGGCGCGGCGGGGCCTCGACCATTTCTCAGCAGGTCGTCAAGAATGTCTATCTGTGGCATGGCCGCAGTTGGCTGCGCAAAGCGATTGAGGCGCTCTGGACCCCGCTGACCGAAGCTGCGTGGAGCAAAAGACGCATCCTTGAGATTTATCTGAACGTCGCAGAGTTTGATGAAGGCGTCTTTGGCGTGCAGGCTGCTGCCCGTCACTATTTTGGTGTGGATGCAGCCGATCTGTCGGCAGTACAGGCCGCCCGCCTAGCCGCGATCCTACCTTCGCCCAAGAACCGCTCTGCCTCAAACCCTAGTCAATTCACCCGCAACCGCGCCCGCCAGATCATGAGCGGGGCTGCAACCATTGCAGCGGATGGGCGCGCGGATTGCTTTGAAACCTGACCTGCCCATTGATACAAACCGCCCGTTGCTGCATTGAAGTGTAAACCCTAGCCCAAGAGCCCGTGATGAACACGTTGTATCATTATCCGTTATCCCCGTTTTCCCGCAAAGTCCGCCTGTGTCTGGCCGAAAAGAAGATCGAGGTTGGGCTGGTCGAAGAACGTTATTGGGAAAAAGCCCCGGATTTTTTGCGGCGTAATCCTGCAGGCCAGGTGCCCGTGCTGAAAATGGGCAGCCGGACGATGTCTGACAGCGTCGCCATCTGTGAATATATCGACGAAACCCACCCCACCCCTGCGCTTTTGCCCAAAAACGCCGAGGCCCGCTGCGAGGCCCGCCGCTTGGTCGGTTGGTTTGATGATAAGTTCTATCATGAGGTCACCACGAAACTGACGGGCGAGCGTGTCTTTCGCAAAGTCATGGGCACCGGCTATCCCGATAGCACCAATGTCAAAGCGGGCGCCAAGGCGATCAAGTATCACCTTGATTACATGGCCTATCTTCTTGAAGACCGCCGTTGGCTTGCCGGCAATGATATGACCATGGCCGATTTTGCCGCAGCCGCGCAGCTGTCCTGTCTGGATTACACCAGCGATGTGGATTGGAACCGCCACGAATCCGTCAAGGATTGGTACGCCAAGATCAAATCGCGCCCGGCCTTCCGATCGATCCTTGCCGATGAAGTGCCCGGCTTTCAGCCTGCTGCGCATTATGCCGATCTTGATTTTTGATCTGACACTGCTGCCGGTCCGATGACCGACAAGCACGATCTGATCGCCTTCGCGACAGAGGCCGGATTTGCCAAGGTTGGGTTCTGCCGCCCTGATAGCGTGCCCGAAATCGCCGCGCGCCTGGCCGCCTTTGTGGATGCCGGGATGCATGGTCAGATGGCCTGGATGGCCGAGCGCATGCATTGGCGCGGCGATCCTGCAGCGCTGTGGCCTGCGGCGAAAACGGTTATCATGCTGGCCGAGCCTTACACCCCGACCCATGATCCAATGACGGTTCTTGGCCAACCCGACCGCGCCGCGATCAGCGTCTATGCCCAGGGGCGCGATTACCATGACATCGTCAAAAAACGCCTCAAACGGGTGGGCCGCTGGCTGATTGATCAGGTCCCAGGCGCCGAGATCAAAGTATTTGTCGATACCGCCCCTGTCATGGAAAAGCCGCTGGCCCAGGCCGCCGGGCTTGGATGGCAAGGCAAGCACACCAATCTGCTGGGTCGCGATTTAGGGTCTTGGTTCTTTCTCGGTGCCATTTTCACCACCGTTGATTTCCCCCCCGACGACGCCGAGATCAGCCATTGCGGGTCATGTACTGCCTGTTTGGATATATGCCCCACCGCCGCCTTTCCGGCGCCTTATCAACTCGATGCCCGCCGCTGCATTTCCTATTTGACCATCGAACATAAGGGCCCGGTGGATGAAACGCTGCGCGCCCGGATGGGCAATCGCATCTATGGCTGCGATGATTGTCTGGCCGTTTGCCCTTGGAACAAATTTGCCCAAGACGGCCGCGATGCCCGCTTTGCCGCCCGCGACGATCTGCAAGCCCCCCCATTGGCCGAACTTGCCGCGCTGGATGATCCCGGTTTTCGCAACCGCTTTTCAGGCTCGCCTATCAAGCGCATTGGCCGGGATCGCTTTGTGCGCAATGTGGCTTATGCCATTGGCAATTCGGGCGACCCCGCATTGCTGGGCGCAGTCTCACCTTTGGTTGATGATCCTGATACGGCAGTGGCAGACGCCGCGCGTTGGGCTATCTTGCGATTGCAGGAGGTAGCCCCATGATCCGAATTCTTGCCCTGATGATGTTTCCCGTCGCCGCATTTGCGCAGGTCGAACAAGGCCCACCCAATGCCGATTTCACGCCTGCTTTTCCCCAGCAGGTCCGCGCTCCGGCCTTGCCGGCGACCAATGTCAGCGTATCGGTCTTTGCCGATGATCTGGAAAACCCTTGGGGTATCGCGCCCTTGGGCAATGGCCAGTTTTTAGTGACCGAGCGTCCCGGCCGGTTACGTCTGATCAATGCGGATGGCACGGTCAGTACCCCTTTGCCGGGCTTGTCGGATATCGCCGATGAGGGCCAGGGCGGCTTATTGGATATTGCCGCCTCGCCCCGGTTCGCGCAGGACCGCATGATTTTCTGGACCTATGCCAAGCCAGTGCGCGGCGGTCTGGTGACCGCTGCAGCCCGCGGTGTTCTGAATGCCGATGGGCAGATCAGCGATGTTGCCGATATTTTTGTGCAGGATAACCCTGCCCGCAATGGCCGCCATTTTGGCAGTCGCATTATCCCGATGGCTGACGGCACGGTGTGGATCACAACAGGTGATCGCGGTGCGGGGGATGGCGGTACGCTGGTACAGGATGTTGAGACGACCCATGGTAAGGTTGTCCGCGTCAATGCCGATGGCTCTGCCCCTTCGGACAATCCATTTGTCGGGCGGGCGGGCAATGATCTGGTTTGGTCATTGGGCCATCGCAATATGCAAGGCGCGGCCATTGGCCCCGGCGGGCTTTGGACGATTGAGCATGGACCACGCGGCGGCGATGAGCTGAACCAACCCCAAGCCGGGCGTAATTACGGCTGGCCCGTTGTCAGCTATGGAATCAATTATCGCGGATCGGATGTGGGCGATGGGCTGGCCCGCGCCACAGGGTTTGAAGAGCCCGTCTATTACTGGGATCCTGTCATCGCCCCTGGTGGGATGATGTTTTACGATGGCCCCTATGCCGATTGGCAGGGTGATCTGTTGATTGCATCCTTGAACCCCGGCGCGCTGGTCCGCTTGAAACTAGAAGGTGGACGCGTTGTGGGTGAAGAGCGTTTGCTAACCGATATAGGCCGCGTCCGCGATGTTGAGGTTCTGGATGATGGATCCGTGCTGATCCTGACAGATTCCGGGCGCGGGCAGGTTCTGCGCATCACGCCCGGATAGGCCAGACTTAATTTGCGGGTGCTGCCTTGCGCGCTGCTGCGAAAGAAATCAGGCGGCGGCTTTTTTCATCCCAGAGGTCCAGACTGGCACATTTGAAGCTTTGCATGATGGTCATGCGGCTGATGTCGACCAGTTCGTTGTGATCGCGCAGCACCTCGGTCAGCCGGTAAAACGGAATGCGGCTATACAGGTGATGGACGTGATGAATGCCGATATTGGCTGTGAACCAGCGCAAGATCGGAGGCAGATCGTAGTGCGAGCTGCCGTAAAGTGCAGACTCATGCAATTGCCAATCCTCACGTTGGTCCCAATGGGTCGTTTCGAATTGGTGCTGGACGTAAAACAGCCAAACCCCGATCGATGCAGCGATCAAGGTGGTGGGCAAAAAGACCAAGAACAGGGCCTGTAACCCGCCAAAATAGACAATTGTACCCAGAATGGCGGCGATGGCCGCATTCGTGCCCATCGCACTGATCCAATATTCCCGCCCTTGTTTCATAAAGCCCAGCGGCAACCGGTTTTGCAAAATGAACAGATAGGTTGGCCCCAGCCCAAACATGACAAGCGGGTGCCGATATGCGCGGTAAAGCAGGCGTCCAAAGGCCGTGCGCTGGTGATATTCTTCGACCGTTAAGGTCATCACGTCACCAATGCCCCGATGATCAAGGTCACCCGCATGGCTGTGATGGATCGAATGGCTGCGCCGCCAAACATCGTAAGGGGTCAGCGTCACGACGCCTAGGGCCCGCCCGACCCAATCGCTGACATTGCGATTCCCAAAAAACGATCCATGACCGCAATCATGCTGGATGCAAAACAGGCGCAACAAAAACAGCCCGTTCAATGCCGAAATCAAGAAAGCGGCCAGATAGCTGTAATCAGCGACCCAACAGGCCAAAACCCATAAAACAACAAATGGAATCAGGCTAACCCCCAATTCAAAGCTGCTGCGAAGGCTGTTTGGTTCACGGTATTTCGCCAAGACCCGTACCCAATCGCGCGGCGTCATGTTTGTTCTCTCGGGGGATTTTTCCTGCATGAAACTCTTCTTATTCTGGTTTGGTATGAGATGCCTTAACGACATCCGGTAAACACCGAAAGAGGCTTCATTGTGTTAACCATGCGGCGTAGGCTGCCCAAAAAGAGGAAAACCTGCATGCAGCCGCTTCGTGGCATTCTGTTCAAGATCCTTTCGGTCTGCATGTTCATGGGCATGGCAAGTCTGATCAAAGCCGCATCGATTGAGGTGCCACCGGGCCAAGCCGTTTTTTTCCGGTCATTTTTTGCGCTTCCGATCATCTTTGGCTGGCTGGCGATGCGCGGCGATTTGCGCAATGGCTGGAAGACGCAGAAACCGATGGGTCATGTCTGGCGCGGCCTGGTCGGCACCTGTGCAATGGGGCTGGGATTTACCGGCCTTGGCTTACTGCCTTTGCCCGAAGTCACGGCCATCGGCTACGCCGCGCCGCTGCTGGTCGTCATCTTCGCGGCCATGTTTCTGAATGAAGAGGTGCGCGCCTTTCGTCTGTCCGCCGTGGCAATGGGTATGATCGGGGTCCTGATCGTTTTGTCCCCGCGCCTGTCGGTCGGGACAGGTTTGAACGTATCTGAGACATTGGGCGCCGTTGTTGTCCTCATGGGTGCCGTAATGGCTGCATTGGCGCAGGTCTTCGTGCGCAAGATGGTCGCGACTGAGACGACCGCCGCCATCGTCTTTTGGTTCACGATCACCTCAACAGTGATGTCGCTTTTCACGCTGCCCTGGGGCTGGGTTCTGCCCAGCTGGACCATGGCCGGACTGCTGATCATGGCAGGCTTGCTGGGCGGTCTGGGGCAAATTTTTCTGACCTCAAGCTATCGCTATGCAGATGCATCGCTGGTCGCCCCTTTTGATTACACCTCAATGATCCTGGCGTTGACGATTGGCTATTTCATCTTTGACGAAGCCCCATCGGCGACCATGTTATTTGGCGCCGGTATCGTCATTGCCGCAGGTGTTTTGATCATCTGGCGCGAACGGCGCCTGGGCCTGCAACGCGCCGAGCAGCGCAAGGCGACCGGGAATATTGGGGCCTAGTTAAAGCCCCTGCTCGGGTCGTTTGGCCGGTGTCAAACGCGCGCTCAGCGCGGCGAGTGTCCGCCGGATGCCCGGCGCAGATGGCGGCACTTGTAGGCCAAGTTGCGCATAGATTGGCCAAAGGTGGCGGGCATTGTCAGGCGACAGGCTGGGCGGCAAAAGCCGGGCCGCGCCACCTACCGGGTCAAGAAACCGTTTGGGAACCGAAAAAGGCAACGAGCCAGGCGGGCGCGCTGCGATCTTTTGGTTGATCCGCACCAATTGGCGGGGGTCAATGTCACGTTTGTCCACAGCAAGCTGATGATCGCGATAATAGCCCGCATCCCAATTGATCAAGAGCTGGGCGAATATGTCAGACGGCTCTGGCGCGGTGGGCAATGGGCGTGGCAGGTCAAGATAATGCCCCGGATCACTGCGATAAAACGCATGAACCGCGACGGCAAAATCGCATTGGGGCTGGTTAATCATCCAAGAGATCAGACCATCATGCTGCGGCCCTTTGCAACGCCGGATCGTATCCAGCCACAGCTCTTGCGGGGCGGATTTCAAAACGCGTTGCAATGCTGTTTCGGCCTTGGTTGGGGCGCGATGGGGGCTGGTGGCTTGGTTCATCGGCAGCTTAATTTGCCCATAGCAGGGCAAGAACTTTCCTTATCGGCGCGTGGATTGCTACCTAGGATTGTATATCGCGCGATGTGTCAAAATACTGTCGGGGCGACGAAAAATGATTCAACGGGCAATTTTTCCCTGAATCTGTTACAATTCCGCATCGGAAATGGAGGAGAAAATGGGCAAACATATTCTTGACCGACCGCAGATCGCATCACGCAATTGGCTGGGGCGGGCTGTTGCCATCGAACGGGCAGAACACCCGGACCCCACCAGCCTGAGCCTACAGCGCCGCAAACGCCATATCAGGCGATCCGCCCGATCACTGCACTACCTTCGCTTTGCGCGCAGGCAGGACGTCTAAGAAAAAAGGGGCCAGCGCTGGCCCCTTTATGCTGATTGCGACGGATTAACTGCGCACCAGCTTTTCGTATTCATCCGAGATGTCGCGGGTCATCGCGCCAACTTCGAAATTATAGTCCCCGATTTGACCGACCGGCGTCACCTCAGCGGCGGTGCCGGTCAGCCAGCATTGCTGGAAACCTTCCAGCTCTTCGGGCATGATCACGCGCTCATGCACTTTGATCTGGTGCTGTTCGAGCATGCCAATGACGGTTTGTCGGGTGATCCCGTTAAGGAACGCATCGGCAATAGGTGTATGCACTTCGCCATCTTTGACAAAGAAGATATTGGCGCCGGTCGCCTCGGCCACATATCCGCGATAATCAAACATCATCGCATCCGAACAACCTTTTGCCTCGGCTGCATGTTTGGACATGGTTGCAATCATATAAAGACCGGCGGCCTTGGCCTGCGAAGGGGCGGTTTCCGGGCTGGGGCGTTTCCATTTGGCGATGTCCAGCTTGGCGCCTTTCATCTTGGCGTCACCATAGTAATTGCCCCACTCCCAACAGGCGACCGCCATATGAACCGGGTTCTTGGCAGAGGCGACACCCATATCCTCGCCCGCGCCGCGCCAGGCAACAGCGCGCACATAGGCATCCGTCAGCCCGTTGGCGTCAAGCGCGGCCTGTTTGGCCGCTTCGATTTCATCAACCGTGTAAGGAATATCAAAATCGATCAGCTTGCCTGACGTGATCAGACGTTCGGAATGTTCGCGGGATTTGAAGATGTTACCGGAATAGCAACGCTCGCCCTCAAAAACGGACGAGGCGTAGTGCATCGCGTGGGTCAGGATGTGCACATTGGCGCTGCGCCAGTCGACCAGCTGGCCGTCCATCCAGATTGTCCCGTCTCTGTCGTCATAAGCGCCAGCCATATTCGCACTCCTAAATTTTGCATTTATTACGTAGGTAGGTCCGTTTCGGACATAATATTACGCAATTTCTGCAAATCGCTAACAGTTGATTCTTGGAATGTCAACAAAGCTGACGTATTGTGACCGGAAGAGTGAGGAGACAATCGATGAGCGACGGCTTGCAGCCACAAATGGGGCAAAGCCTGCTTTTTCTGACGGACGAACAGTTGCGCAAGGGGATTGAGGCGATGTTTTTCGCCTATCGCGGGTTCACGGCGGACCCCGATCGCATCCTGTCGCAAAAGGCTTATGGGCGGGCGCACCACCGCGCGATCCATTTTATCCATCGCAGTCCAGGCACAACGGTCAATAACCTTCTGTCTATCCTCGGGGTCACGAAACAATCGCTCAACCGCGTCTTGCGCACGTTGATCGAGGACGGTCTGGTGAAAAGCACCGTTGGCACGCGTGATAAACGCGAACGCCATTTGCACCTGACCGAAGAAGGTGCAGCGCTGGAACGCGCCTTGTCTGATGCCCAACGCGACAGGATGCGCGCCGCTTACCGCGCCGCCGGTCCTGCTGCAGTTGCCGGGTTCAGGCAAGTACTTGAAGCCATGATGGATGACGAGACCCGCCATCATTACGAGGCGATGAAGGATAAAGTTGAATGAATTCTGATGATGCACATTTGTTGATTGTTGACGATGACGAACGGATCCGCGGCCTTTTACAAAAATTCCTGATGCGATCTGGCTTTCTTGTCAGCACCGCCCGGGATGCGGCCCATGCAAGGCGGGTCCTTTCGGGGCTGGAATTTGATCTGATCGTGCTGGATGTGATGATGCCGGGCGAAGACGGTATGGCGCTTTGCCGGGATCTGCGCAAAACGATCACAACCCCGATCATGCTGCTGACCGCCAAAGGCGACACCGACGACCGGATCACCGGGCTTGAGGCTGGGGCCGATGATTATCTGGCCAAACCCTTTGAGCCCAAGGAACTGCTACTGCGGATCAACGCGATCCTGCGCCGCGTCCCGAATGCAGAACCCGCGGTCGTGCTGCCCAAAGTGCTGAACCTTGGCCCTGTGCGCTATGACATTGAGCGCGGCGAGATGTGGCAGGGCGATCAACTGGTCCGATTGACAGCCACCGAAAGCCAACTGATGCGCATCTTCTCAGGTTGCCCGGGCGAGGCTGTGACACGGGCACGTCTGGTCGAAGAGCTCAGCCGCTCTGGCGGGCAAACCCAGGAACGGGCTGTCGATGTACAAATCACCCGTCTGCGGCGCAAAATCGAGGCCGACCCAAAGCAGCCGCGCTATCTGCAAACAGTACGCGGCGCAGGATATATGCTGGCGCCTGAGTAAGCGGGTGCATCCGGCTGGGTGTTCACTTCAGACCGGTGAAAGACTGGTTTGAGCCCAGACACACCGATGCTGCACTCTGCATGAATGTCCGGTTCAACATAAAAGAATGGTGAACGTTGAAAAGCAACGAGTTCACAGACCTCTTTTGATGAAAGGATATTGCTTTGGGGGATTCAGCGCACGTTTTTGAGCGTAAAATCACTCACATTGCCTTGACGAAGATCAGCAGTTTTTGTCGGGCTCATCTCGAGCCGCGACCGTTTCAAAAACTGGTGTGTTTCAAACAATATGAGACCCCAAAGAACCGCAAAAATTGGTTCGGAGCCAAACAACGACATTAGTAGCTGCGGCCCCTTTACCAACCCAAAAAATGGCGAAACCATTGTGCCCGCGACAATGGACACACAAAACGTTATGTTAACCGCCCCTACACAAGCACGGGCGACGCCCAAAGCACCGGGACCACCCATCCAATTTCGGCACAGAAACAACCCACAAACAGTCATCAAACAGCCCAGCGAAACGATCCCAATGTCGCGCCACATAGGGCCGACTAGAGCGTCTCCCGCATGATTTACCAACGCGAACGTCAAGCCAGCCGACGCCGCGATGACTGCATAATAGGCGATCATGATTCCTTGCCGCGATTTATCAGAGCGATTGCTTTTGAATGATTGTGCTAACATCTGAATGTCCCCTGAATGATGTCGCGGCGCATTGGTTAACAGAAGGTTAACGGAATTTATCGGAATTCCGCGCGCAACGCAACAAAGCAGGAAAGGCAAGCCAGAAACTTGTATTATTTTAATATCACTCGCTCTTTGGCTTAGTGGCCTGATCCCGTTGCACGAGGCAAAACAGGATCTATACCAGCGCCATAAAATTACCTGAATTGAGTAGGAGTATTTTCGACGAAGAGGAAACGACATGATACTGAAGATTATTGGTGTAGCCTTCATTTTATGGGGCATCGCTGACCTAGTCGTTGGCCTGCAGGGCGGTGATATTTGGACTTACGTGAACTATAGGTTACCGGATACAATCTCAGAATATTCGCCCTACGTTGCGATGTTGATCGGTGCAGTGATCTTCGCCTTGAGCGGAGGCAGAAAAACACCACAGCGTTTCTAGTCAAATAGAGAGGTGTTGCGCGCAGCGGCTCTGGATCTCTAAATTGCTTACAAATCCGCGTCTAAGCAGCCATTAGGCGAAGCGGAAACGAAAGCTAACTCTGTCCCGCAGAGCAGTTAATTGAACCATTGCGACGCCGCCCCCCTTCAAAGCCAGCGCCAACCAACATGATTAAGGGCACCCGGTGCCGCCGATCCCGTCATGGCTGATCGCCTCGTCCTGCGTGCAGGTCGGCATGACAATGGGTGCGGCCAAGACGGGCGCGATCAGGGCCTCTTCTGAAAGACCATTTTCCTCTGTCGCCATCCGCGTCTCAGGCGGTATGC
This window harbors:
- the queG gene encoding tRNA epoxyqueuosine(34) reductase QueG; this encodes MTDKHDLIAFATEAGFAKVGFCRPDSVPEIAARLAAFVDAGMHGQMAWMAERMHWRGDPAALWPAAKTVIMLAEPYTPTHDPMTVLGQPDRAAISVYAQGRDYHDIVKKRLKRVGRWLIDQVPGAEIKVFVDTAPVMEKPLAQAAGLGWQGKHTNLLGRDLGSWFFLGAIFTTVDFPPDDAEISHCGSCTACLDICPTAAFPAPYQLDARRCISYLTIEHKGPVDETLRARMGNRIYGCDDCLAVCPWNKFAQDGRDARFAARDDLQAPPLAELAALDDPGFRNRFSGSPIKRIGRDRFVRNVAYAIGNSGDPALLGAVSPLVDDPDTAVADAARWAILRLQEVAP
- the mtgA gene encoding monofunctional biosynthetic peptidoglycan transglycosylase translates to MAERKKTAKKPARKPAAKKRTTKKKRPGLLTRISVFLRRLLWGAVFSALGFVLIATLIYALIAPPTTPYMFGEGRRLGGVTQTWVDMEQIAPVMARSAVAAEDANFCLHWGLDVNAIRNAVESGRGGASTISQQVVKNVYLWHGRSWLRKAIEALWTPLTEAAWSKRRILEIYLNVAEFDEGVFGVQAAARHYFGVDAADLSAVQAARLAAILPSPKNRSASNPSQFTRNRARQIMSGAATIAADGRADCFET
- a CDS encoding fatty acid desaturase; its protein translation is MQEKSPERTNMTPRDWVRVLAKYREPNSLRSSFELGVSLIPFVVLWVLACWVADYSYLAAFLISALNGLFLLRLFCIQHDCGHGSFFGNRNVSDWVGRALGVVTLTPYDVWRRSHSIHHSHAGDLDHRGIGDVMTLTVEEYHQRTAFGRLLYRAYRHPLVMFGLGPTYLFILQNRLPLGFMKQGREYWISAMGTNAAIAAILGTIVYFGGLQALFLVFLPTTLIAASIGVWLFYVQHQFETTHWDQREDWQLHESALYGSSHYDLPPILRWFTANIGIHHVHHLYSRIPFYRLTEVLRDHNELVDISRMTIMQSFKCASLDLWDEKSRRLISFAAARKAAPAN
- a CDS encoding DUF481 domain-containing protein, with product MKKLAIIVASTALAGFAGASAQAQSTAFENQDAASDAVENLEEQIRDDRDRDLERFGNSGRRIGSYGSLSARATSTNDDEDDVVDLGIGLRFGTYDGLNGYDLSLSYNYGEADDEETQNNLLAGFDYRRDLSSNLFAFGKADVTFDGLADEIGEYESDVFVGAGLGYRIFNDAERQWSVQAGPGYRVAQLVDEDEVREAAASLSSNYFQSLSQTSYITNDTDVIASEESVLVNNELALSVSMTDALALRTSLTTAFNDATDDGLDDARNTFGVSVVYNFR
- a CDS encoding MarR family transcriptional regulator; protein product: MSDGLQPQMGQSLLFLTDEQLRKGIEAMFFAYRGFTADPDRILSQKAYGRAHHRAIHFIHRSPGTTVNNLLSILGVTKQSLNRVLRTLIEDGLVKSTVGTRDKRERHLHLTEEGAALERALSDAQRDRMRAAYRAAGPAAVAGFRQVLEAMMDDETRHHYEAMKDKVE
- a CDS encoding glutathione S-transferase family protein, whose protein sequence is MNTLYHYPLSPFSRKVRLCLAEKKIEVGLVEERYWEKAPDFLRRNPAGQVPVLKMGSRTMSDSVAICEYIDETHPTPALLPKNAEARCEARRLVGWFDDKFYHEVTTKLTGERVFRKVMGTGYPDSTNVKAGAKAIKYHLDYMAYLLEDRRWLAGNDMTMADFAAAAQLSCLDYTSDVDWNRHESVKDWYAKIKSRPAFRSILADEVPGFQPAAHYADLDF
- a CDS encoding branched-chain amino acid aminotransferase, with the translated sequence MAGAYDDRDGTIWMDGQLVDWRSANVHILTHAMHYASSVFEGERCYSGNIFKSREHSERLITSGKLIDFDIPYTVDEIEAAKQAALDANGLTDAYVRAVAWRGAGEDMGVASAKNPVHMAVACWEWGNYYGDAKMKGAKLDIAKWKRPSPETAPSQAKAAGLYMIATMSKHAAEAKGCSDAMMFDYRGYVAEATGANIFFVKDGEVHTPIADAFLNGITRQTVIGMLEQHQIKVHERVIMPEELEGFQQCWLTGTAAEVTPVGQIGDYNFEVGAMTRDISDEYEKLVRS
- a CDS encoding DMT family transporter; translated protein: MQPLRGILFKILSVCMFMGMASLIKAASIEVPPGQAVFFRSFFALPIIFGWLAMRGDLRNGWKTQKPMGHVWRGLVGTCAMGLGFTGLGLLPLPEVTAIGYAAPLLVVIFAAMFLNEEVRAFRLSAVAMGMIGVLIVLSPRLSVGTGLNVSETLGAVVVLMGAVMAALAQVFVRKMVATETTAAIVFWFTITSTVMSLFTLPWGWVLPSWTMAGLLIMAGLLGGLGQIFLTSSYRYADASLVAPFDYTSMILALTIGYFIFDEAPSATMLFGAGIVIAAGVLIIWRERRLGLQRAEQRKATGNIGA
- a CDS encoding PQQ-dependent sugar dehydrogenase, with the translated sequence MIRILALMMFPVAAFAQVEQGPPNADFTPAFPQQVRAPALPATNVSVSVFADDLENPWGIAPLGNGQFLVTERPGRLRLINADGTVSTPLPGLSDIADEGQGGLLDIAASPRFAQDRMIFWTYAKPVRGGLVTAAARGVLNADGQISDVADIFVQDNPARNGRHFGSRIIPMADGTVWITTGDRGAGDGGTLVQDVETTHGKVVRVNADGSAPSDNPFVGRAGNDLVWSLGHRNMQGAAIGPGGLWTIEHGPRGGDELNQPQAGRNYGWPVVSYGINYRGSDVGDGLARATGFEEPVYYWDPVIAPGGMMFYDGPYADWQGDLLIASLNPGALVRLKLEGGRVVGEERLLTDIGRVRDVEVLDDGSVLILTDSGRGQVLRITPG